A segment of the Ochotona princeps isolate mOchPri1 chromosome 16, mOchPri1.hap1, whole genome shotgun sequence genome:
ttgaaaggcagatttacagagatggagacactgagaaaaagcccatccattggttcactttccaagtggctgtaaggggccagagctgagatgatccgaagccaggagccaggagtttcttccgggtctcctacatggctgcggggtcccaaggttttgggccgtgccccattgctttcccaggccacaagcagggagctggatgggaagtggagcagtcaggagatgaactggcatccatctgggatcccgatgtgcacaaggcaaggatttagccactaagctgtcaCACCAGGACCCCATGTTTTGTTTCTACTCCCTGacccctcttccctcttccatTCTTCCTGTCCTTGACCATTTGTGTGCATTCTGGAAAGCAATGCATTGCTCCAGATGTACAGTCTGCATGAAGGCTGGCCAGTCACCTCGCATCCTGTGTCCGATTAGACAGGTTGGTCGCACCCAGGGCTAGCTGGGTTACTTCAGCATCTGGCCACTCCTGTCCACACTGAGTGAGCTTTCTCTGGGGCCTCCTGTGTCCTTTGGAGAAGAGCTGCAGGGATGGAATCCCTCGTCACAGCCACGTCCCTGGGTGATGGAACCAAGACTGGCCCCAGTGGCCGGCGCACCTACCACCAGGGGCGTACGTCTGCCTTTGGATCTGTGTCTGTGCCCATATCAACATCCCCCAGCTTTCCAGTGTTTTCCAATGTAACAGGTAGGAAGTGATACCTTATTGCTGCTTTCAATCGCATTTCTCCACCTCattctgggggtggagggagaatgGGAATGTCGGGGAAGTGGATTGCCCAGGGACCCTCTGCTGGGTTGGAGTCGTTGCACTAGAGGACCCGGGGCTTCTGGCGCAGGTTGGCGGCTCTGTGGGCCGCGGAGCGCGATTGCAGTGGGCGCCTCCAGGCGTGTGGTCTTGCGCTGTGACCGAGCCCCACCTGGTGGCGCTGGGAGGAAACTAGCGCTGGGAGCGAGGTTAAGGGGAAGGCCAAAAATGTCTTCCTGTGGAGGTGGGGGATCAGCAGGTCCTCAAGGCCAACCCCCTGGTGCAAACTCTGTCCATCTGGAGACCGAGGAGCAGGCCACGAGGGTCTCAGATGGGGGTCCTGCCTCCGGGAAGGAGGTGGACCGACAGTTCGCTGTTGAGGCTCTTTTTACTGTTAACAAATGAAACCAGAAGTTTTGTTCAAAAACGTTTCTTCGacaaactttttttcccccttaaacttcttttaaaaatgcgtTTTAAAGTATGATCTGCGGTCAAAAGGCTTCACAAACTTGCAATTCACTTTTCTATTGATCTACCTTTACTTTCGGATTTAGAAGAGTTGAAAATGTCTATAGGTGTGGTGTTGTGGCAGACAGTTAGGGCACTACTTACGATGCCCATGTCGTTTATTGGCACGCCAGTTGGAATGCTGTGCAAGTCATGGCTACTCTGTGTCCGATCCAGCTTGCTACTaatgcacctgcaaggcaagagatgatggatccctgctacccatgtgggaggctcagatggagtttGAAGCTACTgacttcaacctagcccagcagAGTGCCATCATGGCCGTTATgttagtgaatcagtggatggatgatctctgtctggtcccggtgcaatagcatagcagctaaagtcttcacctggaatgtgctgggatcccatatgggcgccagttctaatcctaataGCTCCgcttcccctgcttgtggcctgggaaagcagtggaggatggcccaaagccttaggagcttggatctgtgtgggagacccggaagaagctcctggcttcggattggctcggctccagccgttgtggtcacttggggagtgaaccatcggatggaagattccttactcagtgtctctgtctctgtatatctgcttttccaataaaaataagtcaatcattaaaaaaaaaaaaagtctcaagtagccacagtggccggagctgagccgatccaaagccaggatccaggagcttcttccagctctcccacacgggtgcagggtcccaaggccttgagctgtcctccactgctttcccaggccacaagcagggagctggatgggaagtggagcagccaggacatgaacaggtggccatatggggtcctggtgtgtgcaagatgagaacttgaGCCAACTAAACAAATCTTTCCTGAGTATACACTTTGGAACAGAACCCTTTGTCAGATGCCCCCATGCTGCAAGAGATGCAGTTTCTCTTACTTGGAGCATTCAATTCTTCCCTTCTCTTAGAGATGTTTCTGATGAGCagaaattcttaattttaatGCATACACTTAATTACAGTATTTGTCATTAAATGATTAATAAATTTAGTAGACCGATTATTGTCTGTGTTATTGCTGTGTTATTATTATCTTTTGTGTTCAGCTTCACATTCTGTGACTCACCGCAAGGTCATGGTGACTGTCTTCTATGTCTTCCAGAAACTTCCACCCTCTGGATCCATCTGGAATTGATTTTTGCAAGTGGTGGGAAGCAGGGGGTCACTTCTTGCTTTCATATGGACATGTAATTGACCGGCCTGATTTCTTGGAGAATCAGCTTTTCCTCATTGCAGTGTCACCTCGGTCAAAAACCAGGGTTTTGCTAAATGTGGATCTGTTGctgacacacacacgtgtgtgtgtgtgtgtgtgttgctgtgtcAGGCAAGGCAGTGCCATTTCAGAGCCTGGGAGACTTTGCCACAGGAGTTCCTGTGACTCAGGCTGGTGACCACAGCTCCACTACATGATTCCAAACCCTGGGACACACACTTGGCTCCTGATGGGCTCTCACTCCTTGGCCTATGAGAAACTGCAGCCCTAGAATCTCCCTGGGCGTGCTCCCATCCCAGGGAGTCAGGAATTCTTGGAGCATCTGTCCCCAGGGATCTGCGCCTAGTGCATCCCTGTTATCTGTAGCCTCTACCTTCTCTGAGGTGACCAGCACAGGAGCCTGTGGGCTGATTGGCAGGTGATGCTGACCTCAGCCCCTACCTGTTTGCCGCATTGACCATATGCCACTGTGGCAGCTCCTTCCTTCTGCAGGCCTTTCCATCTTGACCCTGAGCTGACCTTGACCGCTAGAGATGAGAAGGAGGTGGGCGTGATCAAGGGAGAGCTCTCAGCGTAGGCTGCCACTCTCCGGAGCACAACTGTGGGCTGTGCTGTGGAGGATGGTGAGCATGGAGCAGGGATTAGTCAGCCCAGGCAAGGCCAGTCCTCAGATAGCCCATGCTGACCACACACATACAGGAGCCCAGCCTCGATTAGCCAAGCCTGGCTATGGCCAACAGAACCACTTGCTCTGTGGACTCACAAGATACTGTGCTGCTTTAAACTGTTTTGGGGTCCTTTGTTACACAGCTGCAGCTGACCGACACACATCCCTTGGCCAGTCTGACTTCCCCCTCCCAGAATAATCTTCTCAGAAACCCAGTCACCTCTCTTCTAGTAATTACCCTTTTGTAGCAATGAAAGTAAACTCTCTCTCTAGGGCCTGGCTGGTCACTTCACTTCTGCCCTGGCCACACCAACTTCTGTTGAAGGCTGGTTAACAGTCTCTGTGTTTATCTCTGCCGTTTGGGGCAGTGACCCCCCAGATTTGCACAGGGATGCCTTCTTCTCACCCAGCAAACCATCAGCTGAAACCTTTCCCCAGGTGAGGTCAGCCTGCTTTCCTCGCTATCCACTCATTTCCGCTGCTTGCATTCTCTTGTTAACTAAGCCCTTTTGTTGAGCTGCATGCTTCTCTCCCAGTAAGCAGGTACTCCCATGAGAGCAATAATGTGTCTTTGTTGGTTGCTCTACCCTCAGCCCTTGAAACAGTACCTGGCACATAGTAGATGCTCAAGGAGTGCTTGCTGAATAAATGAGTGATAACCTCGGTGGGGAGCATGGCAGATATGGTCATTGCCCTAACAGCTGTGTTTTCCATTCAGACAGGAGCTGCCCGCAGGTTTGCCAGCATGCTGGGCTATCTGGCTGCTAAGCTCTGCAGCCTAGTCCCACTACCCACCTTTCACTTGCCCGCAGATACCTTGGGATCTCCTGTTGAAACTTCTAGCAATATAAGTCCCTTCCTCCAAGAAGCTTTGCCACCCCCGCCTCCTCCCCACCTCACAACCCATTGCAGCAtgctctttttctgctttccccagcTCCATGGCTGCCTCCCCCGCCCTCTCATCAGCTTGTGTTTCCTCTGCCTCCGACAccatcagcccagcccagccctcctcaGTCTGCGGTCCCTGGGATCCCCGAAGGGTCCCATGGACTGGAGGGATGTGATCGGGACTCGGAAGGTCAACATCTGCTCTCTGCAGCTGCACGCGTTTCCCATGAAAGGTCAGGGACAATGTGGccaggggcatttggggagctgaGGCTGGTACACTGTGGAGTCTGCAGAGTGTTGGGGTTTAACAGTGGTTAGCTACCTTCCCGAGGAGCTCCCAGAGAACTCTTGGTTCTGACTGGAAGCTGGCCCCGCCCCTGCTCCTATGTGATGTCAGAAGGGTGGAGCTTCCTCCTCCTTGGACCATGTCCTGCGCTGGAGGTGGGTGGAATGAAACTGATGTATGGATCCAGCTTAATGAAAAGGACCCAGGGGCCTTAGTTGACCCTCATGGTGCAATCAGCAAGCCAGCTGTATAATGTgattgggggagggaagggaaatgaacaaataaatcacaTCTCTTGTCACCTTGCAGTCAGTGCTTATCACAAGATAGGAATTCCACTACTGGCCTCAAGCCTCATTGGAGAGTTCTTCCAGATCTTTACTGGACAGAGGATGAGGCTGAATCCAAGGATGGAAAGCCAGGAAAGCAAGGCTGAAGTGTCATGGCCATACACAATCCCATGGTCTAGGCACCCAGTATTTAGCTTGCCACGGCCATCTTGTATCTGTTTCTTGCTTTGTTCCACCTCATCATCCTTTCTGAACATGAATATTTACTGGACAGAAAGGATGGCTGCTTCTCCCTTTCCACTGGCTTGAGGTAGAGTAAGACATGTTGCAGGACTTCCTTGTGGAAGAACACCACAGTGAGGGACGGGTTGGTGCTGTGTCTGCCCTGTGGACGTGATGACCTTTGGGGAGGGATTTTTAGATTTTGGTCACAGCCGAGGGGATATGGACAAAGTACTTGATATCTAGTGATGCTTGGGAAATCTATTCCCGTCCCCTTTCAAAAGAGCTGGTTCTCCCCAAGCTGCAGGTGCATGCCTGATGGAGGGAGGCTTCCTGCATCCCAGACAGCGATTTCCTGGGTTGTGCCCGTGGCTGTCCAGGTATGCCCGCATCTCTGAGTGGTGCAGTGACCCCTTGGTGGTGACTGTCCCTCTCAAGTGGGCTGGACTGGAGGTGGGGTGGGCATGGGGATCTGACTCCCAAGGCAATGACACTGTGGAAAGAGCAGTTCCCTTGGAGGAATTGTTACAAAGTTTAAGATGTGGGCCGTGGGGGAGGACAGAGCATAGGGTTTGAGCCCGAGAGGGGAACTGGGTTGGCTGTGTCCTAGCATCTCCTGTGAGTCTTGGCCACTGTGGTGTACCGGGTCATAGCAGGGGGCAGAGGTGGCTCAGGCAGCATTGGGGTGCTGAGCTTACCCCAGGGGCTGTGGGTTTGGCATCAGTAATTTCTTAGCAGACCGACTCAGCATCCACATTCCTTGATTCTGAGGGTCTATTTTAGGAAGGTCGTGGCTGGCTGGCTAGTCCTGGTCCACTCTGGGGGACTTGGGGAGAGCttatctcctctttctccctcccttcctcccactcttctttttcctcccctccttttcagattcttctttccctctttccttcctcctattTTACCTTTCacctccacccctccctccctttctcccttccttcttcatgtccctctcctctccctctctttctagcTCTGAGGGTTCAGCCACTTTGTGCCCATCTGTTCTGTGCAATATCCTGCTCAACAAGTGTTAGCATGAGGCCGTTTTAACACAGAGAAGTGAGATGGCTAGCCTAAAGGCACAGAGAGGTGTGGTGACACACCTAAAGCCACACAGCTAATCAAGAGGGGTGTTGGGGTTGGACCTGCAAGACTGGTAGGAGCTAGACAAGCCCAGGGCTGCAGCCTCAGGAAGCTCCCTGCACCACCACCCTGTGGGGCTAGCCATCACGCCCACAACAAGGTAGAACAGGAGGCTAAGCTGTTTTCGTCCCAGCCTTGCCATGCTTCCTCTGTGCGGCTCTGAGCGAGGTCCTTTCCCAGGGAGTTTCTTCGCATGTAATGTGATGTCCTGTGCTTGTAGACATTGAGGTTCTTGATGACTCAGAAGGGCCCCAGCTGGCCCCTGGAAGCCCCTGGTGGCTGCCTTCTCAATGCCTTCACTGTGGGGAGAGCTGCTCCCTGTCTCACTCCCCAGGGAACCCCCACCCTCTACTGGATGAGCCTGACTTGAGAGTGACAGGCGAGCGTGACTCCCCCAATGTTTTGTCCTTCCTGAATTTCACTTGGAGCTGTGGATCCcactttctcccctccccttggACTTTCTTTGCAAGGTGGCATCTTTCGGTGGGGAGCAACCCGCGGTTCTAAGTGGTCACTGACCTGGGTGTGGAGGACAAACCTGGGCCAACAGAGTGACTCATGCCGTCATGTTTATGATTGTCGCTGTCTACATTGAGTCTGAAGGGCCAGGTGCTGAGTGCTAGAGGGTGGCACCTGGTGCTTGAGGGTCCCAAGGGCGGGAGGGATCTGAAGCGGGAAGAAGAGAGCTCCTTAGAGTGCTGTGTTGGGGTTGCCGGTGAAGATCTTCTTCATGTCTATCTCCCCTTCGATCATGTGGGGGTGGATGTCCACATTGAGACCCGCATCTCGGCACAGTTTCAGCAAGGTTCGGATGTTGTTTTTGGATAGCCTCAGGTATCTGCACGAGGAAAAGCCAAAGGGCTCTGTAAGATACGGAGCCATAGCACAGCTCGGACGTGAGCAGAGGTTTGGGTGGGCCCTCTGCAGGTGCGGTGACTGAGGTCTCTGTGAAACTGTCACAGAACCAGAGAACactggtggtggggggtggtgcTCATTGTGGTCCTAACTCTTGTAAAAGTCAGCCTGTCCGTTGCCTCTCCTGCTTGATGCCCCTTCCGGTTAGTCTCAGTCTCAGAAGTCAATGCAGACCCAAGCTGAGTAACTACACTGAGTCCACCGAAAGGTCCTCACAGAGAGGGAACTGGAATCCATCACTAGGGAGGTCCTTGAGCCAAGAACGGAGTGTCCCATGGCAAAGAATCTTGATAAAACTGCCCCCAGTTAATGGCAGTGGGAAGGTGGTGGCATGTGGCTGGGGCATTCTGGGAACAAATTGTTATGCTTTTCATCACAGTCACATGCATAGACCTGAGAAGATGCCCACCAGGGTGGTGGAAATGGTGGCAGAGCCAAGGTGTTGGAAGAGGTGCCCTGTTGTAGTGACAGTTGAACCATCACAGTAAGCCACTGTGTGAAACACTAGCTAGGTCCTCATCATGCTGACTCACTCACCCCAAAGAAGGGACTTGATACCACTTGAACTGTAACATTCAGAGAGGGTCCCGTCTTCCTGGACAGAAAGATTCCCATCTTTCCACCATCAGCCCTGAACTTAGCCCTGGCTTTAggatgggcagtggggagggCTCCACACTGGACCCTTGCTGGTTGGTTACTCGGCTGTAGGTGACAAGAAAGAGGCTGCCTGTTGATGGAATAGGGCTTACACTGTCTTGCTTCCCAGTGTCTCCTTGTTCTACGGGCAGCTCCGACCCCCTCCCCAGACCTCACACCAGCACTGCTATTGCTGACCTTTCTTctgtggcccagtccagctccagGGGCCTCCCCGTGTCTGTAGGGGCTCTTTAAGACTCCATCACGGTTTTCTTGGATAGTATTCTAGTGGCTTCACAGATGCTCTTTGGGTATTTTCCTCCCCTTCCCTGGAGGGTGAGAATCCTGTCTAAATCTCTTCTCACCCCACTTTGGAGTCTAGTCTTTGGGGCTGTCTTTTGGCCAGAGTCATTTAGGTATCTGAAAGCCATGGTCCAGGTCCAGTGAGACAAAAGCTGGGGACCAGGCCAGTTAGCCATTCCACACCTCCATCTCTTAGCCAATCagtgagaagagcaggtgatACAGCTATGAGTTTAGtaggcactgagcttgtcttaaCCCTATGGGACTCGCTGCTCTCAATGGATAAGGTTGgctctgttctgtttttctgcaTCCTCCTCTCTGAAGTGTCTGACATTGTCAGTTGCATCTTTATAGTGTAGCCATGGGTTAGGGAGAGGGCAGCTTagatttggggagggttgggggcaaGGGGAAACAAGCTGGTTATGGTTACTGGAAATGGGAAGTTCTGATAGGTGTAAGGGAGTAAGCAAGGAGGGAGAACTTGTGTTCCAAGCAGTGTCAAAGGATTGTGTACTTTGATCGTGGTCCCCTGAGAGTCTAGAAAGACCCACCACTCTTTTTAGCAGGAAGCCACTCCTATCACCATCCATTTAACAGTCTGGTGTCAAGGATCTTAAGGGAATTTCCTGTTACAGTAAGATCATCAACGACTCATCCCCTCCTTTTGAAACAGCCTTCATCGGTTCAGAAGGTGTGACAGCAGGTGGAATCTCATCCCAGAGATGATCTCTCAGTAGGTGAGGCTGCCAGGAAGCTCAAGGTTTCTGTTCCCTTCCTATGATCCTGGGCTCATCCCAAGTGTCAGAATCAAAGGCTACAGGTGCCCACAGTCTGTGTcctctgccacccccaccctggccctggggTGCCCTATCCTGGCCCGCATGGGTCTACAAACCGGCAGCTCAGCACTTCCTCTGGCTTCAACATTTTTATGGCCTCCACCTTGGGCTCGTTGCCCTTCTCCATGAGGCTCTTGAGCTTGCGTTCGTAAGAGGAGTCTGGTGCCTTGCTCGTCCAGTCTCTCAAGAGGGTTGTTCTCCGGTTGCTAAACGTGCTATCCTGTAAAAAGGGGTCTAGGATGCTGCTCTGCCGACGGAATGGGTTTGGCCGCTGAGTGGACTCCAGGGAGATGGCATCCTTGATGTCAAGTTCTGAAATTGCACAGAGGTCTCCCCTCAGAGTGAGAtccagggagctgggagaggaggGTGGACAGAAAGGACGAGGGGCTGGAAAGGCGCAAACAATCCATTTCTTAAATGCAAACAGGGAGAATGAAATTCAAAGGGAATTTGGTTTTGCTAACCAAAAATCCCttgaaaatccatgcatagcttttttgtATTATGCAATTCCACAAACTTATTGAAAACCTTGAATATGCATGAATTACAAAGCTGTTTTTACATTAGGATAAACActtcttaattctgttttccatgactgTTTATGTCCCCTAGGATGAATGTTTTCTGCAGGTTCTCCTTGTTAGTAGTTAAAATTCTTCCttatatcttcctctctatctcttcctacTCCTCCCCTTGACTGTGTTCCTTCATCCTTTCTCTTCCCCCTACCCAGAAATTGTTCATTTAAAGAGAATGAGACCAGAGTAGGAAGAGAAAGCCTCAGCTTCCAGCACGGGACAGTGGTTTTTGTCAGTGGAGAAGGAAGAAGTGGGTTACAGACAGGGAACAGGTACAAGTATCTAAAATTGGGCCTGATGTGAGCCCCGAATGAGACTTCTGAAGGAAGTGCTACTGGAGCTAGAATTTGGAggctggaatttttttaaaatgaagttttctCCCAAGTATTTTGCAGATTTTTTACTTCTGAGAATGAAATATGTTTACCCATTCCACACTGAATATAGAGAAAAGTCTGTTGCCTTTTCAAAG
Coding sequences within it:
- the C16H16orf78 gene encoding uncharacterized protein C16orf78 homolog isoform X3 — protein: MEEEVEEPRRRSMPVERKSMWKTAEERRLSDLTRVLEWLERRQGRRQQTLQKNKTEMPPKTNEKEQKKGKGVLKQKGGTRKVSGTKQRNESPVTTYRLYSFDQKGKRFSLVSGTFSKENTKKSELDIKDAISLESTQRPNPFRRQSSILDPFLQDSTFSNRRTTLLRDWTSKAPDSSYERKLKSLMEKGNEPKVEAIKMLKPEEVLSCRYLRLSKNNIRTLLKLCRDAGLNVDIHPHMIEGEIDMKKIFTGNPNTAL
- the C16H16orf78 gene encoding uncharacterized protein C16orf78 homolog isoform X2, with protein sequence MEEEVEEPRRRSMPVERKSMWKTAEERRLSDLTRVLEWLERRQGRRQQTLQQKNKTEMPPKTNEKEQKKGKGVLKQKGGTRKVSGTKQRNESPVTTYRLYSFDQKGKRFSLVSGTFSKENTKKSELDIKDAISLESTQRPNPFRRQSSILDPFLQDSTFSNRRTTLLRDWTSKAPDSSYERKLKSLMEKGNEPKVEAIKMLKPEEVLSCRYLRLSKNNIRTLLKLCRDAGLNVDIHPHMIEGEIDMKKIFTGNPNTAL
- the C16H16orf78 gene encoding uncharacterized protein C16orf78 homolog isoform X1; the protein is MEEEVEEPRRRSMPVERKSMWKTAEERRLSDLTRVLEWLERRQGRRQQTLQKQKNKTEMPPKTNEKEQKKGKGVLKQKGGTRKVSGTKQRNESPVTTYRLYSFDQKGKRFSLVSGTFSKENTKKSELDIKDAISLESTQRPNPFRRQSSILDPFLQDSTFSNRRTTLLRDWTSKAPDSSYERKLKSLMEKGNEPKVEAIKMLKPEEVLSCRYLRLSKNNIRTLLKLCRDAGLNVDIHPHMIEGEIDMKKIFTGNPNTAL